Proteins encoded by one window of Arachis ipaensis cultivar K30076 chromosome B04, Araip1.1, whole genome shotgun sequence:
- the LOC107636313 gene encoding early nodulin-20-like, with protein MAKANAQESYQRVQEAKAKSRARTGGARAVISPPPPRNIGTPSQPIVISSSASSQPPPSARPSPEPENKKHPDKVVIDGAIVDPPVPVIISESELKTRGQRIIEFPPRPKDAPSSSTVPLTSSPMDASLPGPGGAPSDSGGGDLSLLPLKK; from the exons atggcgaAGGCAAACGCTCAGGAGTCTTACCAGAGAGTTCAGGAGGCTAAAGCAAAGTCTCGCGCCAGGACTGGTGGCGCCCGGGCGgttatctctcctcctcctcctcgaaaCATTGGGACTCCTTCCCAGcccattgtgatttcttcttctgCTTCCTCTCAGCCGCCCCCCTCTGCCCGACCTTCTCCTGAGCCAGAGAAtaagaagc ATCCTGATAAAGTTGTTATTGACGGTGCCATTGTGGATCCCCCTGTCCCCGTAATTATTTCCGAGTCAgaattgaagactcgggggcagagaatCATAGAGTTCCCTCCTCGCCCTAAAGATGCTCCGAGTTCTTCTACTGTTCCTCTGACTTCCTCTCCTATGGATGCCTCTCTTCCTGGTCCTGGTGGTGCTCCTTCTGACTCTGGTGGTGGTGATCTGTCTCTTCTtcctttgaaaaaataa